GTCGTTGTCCGCCGGGATGCCCCACACCGCCCAGAAGTCCCCGGTTGCAGGCCGCATCACTGCTGCGCCGCACGACTCGACGTGGTACGGCGGTCGGGGCCGCTGGCAAACGGCCTCCGGATCGCGCGTGAGCGCCATCAACGACTCTGCCGTGATCGGCCACTCCTTCGTCAGCTCCGTGGCCCGCATCAGCCTCGCCTCAGACGAGGCTTGCAGCTCCGGAGGCCGCGCCTCCTCGATGCGGCGAGCCGAGTCGACGAGGCAATGGTTCGTGTGAGCCAAGACCTCCTGCCCGAGCGCCGTCACGGCGCAATGGCCCGGCATCGCCTCGACGTCGAAGCCCTCGCCCGAGGCGTCGAAGACGAGGTAGTTGTGGGCGCCGGCCAACTGCGCCGACATGATCGAGTCGAGCGCCGCCTCTGCGCTCGGCGCCTGCAGCGCCTTGCGCACGACGAACGGCCACGTGACCCCGGGCGTCCCGTTCGACGCCGTCAGGTTGTTGATCCCGACCGCGACGCCCGCGTCGTTCATGCCGATCTGGCCCAGGCAGCCGACCGTCGTGAACACGAGGGCCGCCGGCGAGCCTTCCGGCCGCAGATCGAGCATGACGATGTGCGGCGTCGCGGTGGCGTGCATGTCCCAGGTTTGCGCCAGGAAGCCGGCACCGTCGGCTGCGTGGTCGGGAACGATGACGGCGGTGCACGTGTCCTCGTACGGCGCTTCCTCGCCGGAGGCCCGCACCACATCCACGAAGTCGGTGAATCCCCCGACGACGAGAGCCTCCTCCGGCGTGA
The nucleotide sequence above comes from Acidimicrobiia bacterium. Encoded proteins:
- a CDS encoding C45 family peptidase; the encoded protein is MTIRVAILEGTPAGVGLAHGSAYGGEIREYAAERVRLAGSGLWSGSAAARDTILELASACLPAHEEYAPDLYEEMVALADAAHLTPEEALVVGGFTDFVDVVRASGEEAPYEDTCTAVIVPDHAADGAGFLAQTWDMHATATPHIVMLDLRPEGSPAALVFTTVGCLGQIGMNDAGVAVGINNLTASNGTPGVTWPFVVRKALQAPSAEAALDSIMSAQLAGAHNYLVFDASGEGFDVEAMPGHCAVTALGQEVLAHTNHCLVDSARRIEEARPPELQASSEARLMRATELTKEWPITAESLMALTRDPEAVCQRPRPPYHVESCGAAVMRPATGDFWAVWGIPADNDYEHFTVHG